The Pyrenophora tritici-repentis strain M4 chromosome 3, whole genome shotgun sequence genome has a window encoding:
- a CDS encoding ThiJ, putative intracellular protease-amidase codes for MVAKKVLIVLSDASSFPLYNTGSDGKTVSQPSGYFLMELAKPLQKVLDAGYEVTFASPEGKEPTPDPLSVSLAAFAGNYYEKQRELDLIERMKKENGFSRPKKFSEISDDDLKSYSGVFIPGGHAPLSDLGDNPELGRILTHFHSAQKPTAALCHGPWAFLSTKYTPNKAEFAYKGYKMTSWSDAEEKFMETIMRGEIDKVEFTLREEGADMQEGIAKSMGSITVDRELITGDNPMSANAIGDKFVEMMAAK; via the coding sequence ATGGTCGCAAAGAAAGTTCTTATCGTCCTCTCGGACGCAAGCTCTTTTCCCCTCTACAACACAGGCAGCGATGGCAAAACAGTCTCGCAACCCTCCGGTTACTTCCTTATGGAACTCGCCAAGCCGCTCCAAAAGGTCCTTGACGCTGGCTACGAAGTCACCTTTGCGTCGCCAGAAGGCAAGGAGCCCACGCCAGACCCGCTCAGTGTATCCCTCGCGGCTTTTGCTGGCAACTACTACGAAAAGCAGCGCGAACTTGATTTGATTGAGCGCATGAAGAAGGAGAATGGATTTTCGAGGCCGAAAAAGTTCTCAGAGATCAGCGATGACGATTTGAAGAGTTACAGCGGCGTCTTCATCCCCGGTGGCCACGCCCCCTTGTCGGACCTTGGAGACAACCCAGAGCTCGGACGCATACTCACACACTTTCACTCTGCCCAAAAGCCTACCGCAGCTCTCTGCCATGGGCCCTGGGCCTTTCTATCAACCAAGTACACACCAAACAAGGCCGAATTTGCGTACAAAGGCTACAAGATGACGAGTTGGTCTGATGCAGAGGAGAAATTTATGGAGACGATAATGAGAGGCGAGATTGATAAGGTGGAATTTACATTGCGAGAGGAGGGCGCCGATATGCAGGAAGGCATTGCGAAGAGTATGGGAAGCATTACGGTGGATAGAGAGCTCATCACAGGTGACAACCCAATGTCAGCGAATGCGATTGGAGACAAGTTTGTTGAGATGATGGCTGCCAAGTAA
- a CDS encoding Atrophin-1 multi-domain protein, with translation MEMLRVIQQDKTQKPRITPMVARFMSDLGLGYELRSRLSILCPQIFQPGKKEEARTKVALDSLKFDQAFLAMYDLKMIVSPFYAGKNFLRLGDLGEPFTLPYPVSKRRTKESVETMQASERRLDALWEKYDEHLKKLLKPEVEAFLQKSMPARGELQRTTDWVEPEKPAKKARQNEEYITPVIPEPNPDPSTTLPIRKEKPKTCGTPAPSPTEPASSISHSQTTAPSTPVFTVPKKPYHTFSNVFFQPSTSSHPGEIL, from the coding sequence ATGGAGATGCTTCGCGTCATCCAGCAAGACAAGACGCAGAAGCCCAGAATCACGCCCATGGTTGCGAGATTCATGTCTGACCTGGGTCTTGGGTACGAACTGCGCTCGCGTCTGAGCATCCTATGTCCTCAAATCTTTCAACCTggaaagaaagaagaagcACGCACCAAAGTAGCTCTGGACTCGCTCAAGTTTGATCAAGCCTTTCTAGCAATGTACGACCTCAAGATGATTGTCAGTCCATTCTACGCAGGCAAAAACTTCCTTCGTCTAGGAGACCTCGGCGAGCCATTCACCCTGCCCTACCCCGTGAGCAAACGACGTACAAAAGAGAGCGTCGAAACTATGCAGGCCTCCGAGCGCCGACTTGACGCCCTGTGGGAAAAGTACGACGAGCATTTGAAAAAGCTTCTCAAACCCGAAGTCGAAGCCTTCCTCCAAAAATCCATGCCCGCGCGAGGCGAGCTACAACGCACCACCGACTGGGTCGAGCCCGAGAAGCCCGCCAAAAAGGCGCGACAAAACGAGGAATACATAACCCCTGTAATCCCCGAACCAAACCCCGATCCCAGCACCACCCTCCCCATCCGCAAGGAAAAGCCAAAAACATGCGGAACCCCCGCCCCATCTCCCACAGAACCCGCATCATCAATTTCACACTCCCAAACCACCGCGCCTTCTACCCCAGTCTTCACCGTCCCCAAAAAACCATACCACACCTTTTCAAACGTCTTTTTCCAGCCCTCAACCTCCTCTCACCCCGGAGAGATCCTCTGA
- a CDS encoding Amelogenin multi-domain protein, translating to MFKLMKEITGMFDPKPEGLPDAEPRKSVTKRKRALTRATESPESSLLGSERDRTLSPTQRRCLKSLRDSKDCIPKPRNPSPCPFSPVLPPALMEPFPDFKDEYESLEPYDPHHCNLHCPHHVCKSLRKLDEKNHIAPKPCIHNDRHAPPIFRGPFNLSRIPSLSRRNFAATKRAYGLNDKAGKIRVELTSAIALVQKLRDEKRLDFCCHLLSHPHYTWNAVYKRSQFQPAAHAADALVDKLLEYLRCMLSRFPTLMREVTIAQLEKEMQDFMYLEVLWWAAEWCLCKAPSKKDSERKRGSMLRRAMVTALVQRSEGKQRRGVDLVMNRADEVVNRVMGVLVWWDGVNRDVEIEEEEFEGSVGSVETVVGEWNDGAFSEPSSGSNHDSDVEDGEDMW from the coding sequence ATGTTTAAGCTTATGAAAGAAATTACGGGCATGTTTGATCCAAAGCCAGAGGGACTGCCAGATGCAGAGCCGAGAAAGTCTGTCACGAAACGGAAGAGGGCCTTGACCAGAGCTACAGAGTCGCCCGAAAGTTCTCTATTGGGGTCAGAAAGAGACCGTACCCTCTCACCAACTCAAAGGCGTTGCCTTAAAAGTTTGAGGGACAGCAAGGATTGTATCCCCAAACCAAGAAACCCATCGCCTTGCCCATTTTCTCCAGTCCTACCACCAGCGCTCATGGAACCGTTTCCAGATTTCAAAGATGAGTACGAAAGCCTGGAACCTTACGATCCCCATCACTGCAATCTCCACTGCCCCCATCACGTATGTAAAAGTCTCCGCAAACTTGATGAGAAAAACCACATCGCACCAAAACCGTGCATCCATAACGATCGGCACGCTCCGCCAATTTTTCGGGGCCCCTTCAACCTATCTCGCATTCCAAGCCTCAGCCGCAGGAACTTTGCCGCCACAAAACGCGCCTATGGCCTCAACGACAAGGCCGGCAAGATACGCGTGGAGCTAACATCCGCCATCGCACTCGTGCAAAAGCTCCGTGACGAGAAACGGCTAGACTTTTGCTGTCACCTCCTCTCACACCCACACTACACATGGAACGCTGTGTACAAGCGGTCGCAATTCCAACCTGCCGCACATGCCGCGGATGCTTTGGTAGACAAACTACTGGAATATCTGAGGTGCATGCTATCACGCTTTCCCACACTCATGCGAGAAGTGACCATTGCGCAACTGGAGAAGGAGATGCAGGATTTCATGTACTTGGAAGTGCTCTGGTGGGCTGCAGAATGGTGTCTGTGCAAAGCCCCTAGCAAGAAAGACAGCGAGCGGAAGAGGGGCTCGATGCTGAGGAGGGCCATGGTGACTGCGTTGGTTCAACGGTCGGAGGGCAAGCAAAGGAGGGGGGTGGATCTTGTGATGAACAGGGCTGATGAGGTGGTTAATAGGGTCATGGGGGTGTTGGTTTGGTGGGATGGGGTGAACAGGGACGTGGAGATTGAAGAGGAAGAGTTTGAGGGGAGTGTCGGGTCTGTTGAAACCGTGGTTGGGGAATGGAATGATGGTGCGTTTAGTGAGCCAAGTAGTGGGTCGAATCATGACTCAGACGTGGAAGACGGGGAGGACATGTGGTAG
- a CDS encoding putative hydantoinase oxoprolinase protein, which translates to MSTPGYRLGVDVGGTFTDVCVITPNGEAVRTKVPTNTEDQSIGVHNGVQQARKILKEKYSWEGKFEYIHHGTTTGTNAVLEGKGAKCGLVVTKGHKDMLSVRRSQIPGGLGAWMNYEQPEPLVPLERTVEVKERIKIDGSVFYELDEKQFREDLQDLKSQNPQAIAVSLINSFANGVHEERIKAILSDEFGPNVEIVTSTDVLPEIQEYERTVTTAANAMVKPVVKRYMQNLQKKLADDTDTVRILKSDGDLTSVQLAGETPVRILMSGPAGGVKAVSHLVAKNTPYKNLITLDMGGTSTDCALLPGSDAIIRRETSVGHLSVRAPSVDVTTTGAGGGSIAFYNDFTKSLRVGPESSGATPGPAAYGKGGKQATVTDANLVLGRLPSKLLGGTFSLDVAASTAAVNSIANQMGVDSTIAAEGIIDLVNEAMHGALRLVSVEQGYDPREFALVTLGGAGPLHGNALGKLLGSWPVIIPPSPGVLCAQGDAITKMSHEEGCTYIRVFSEISEQDLRQTLQGLKENGETTMKTSLANDHAALKVQYQTDMRYKGQAMTFTVDLSSKELEHSQNLVSILRSRFNEAHQHRFGFSNPDAEIETMRLRAKVVDASEEVTFKPLEAAHTTEPSQDAMVMKQEIMHEGQKVEATFWDRIKLGGAGKIIQGPAVISEMDSNTLILPGYYGETDSMGNILIWPSEKSASKKAVHTKESAQALVKEQPIISTLIASALSSIRREMDSCMLTTAMSPAIRDQQDEFNVITNTRGQMLVGQFGSFITQFLNGWDGTVEEGDVFMTNDVFQIDGAVSHLNDVILLLPIYFEHKLIGWAANFGHLTDIQGKVPGSMSINASTIYEDGLQIPIVKLYEKGVYNESLATVLFRNSRAPDWFRSDLMALVAACRTAATRVTELCERYSPEVYEAATDSLLEQNKIAIRTIINEKIGNEVVRFTDFVDDDGQGVGPYAISCSMKKENGRLIFDWDGTSPQSNTSMNFYLSITMFKMFIGYHLLAIYDPHAIVNDGFHELLDIKIPTGTILRPVRPAAVSCRTHLLGRVMDVLQALFGQQSPDHRCAAGFSDSPHLFYSGFKPDGEFYLLYQIGFGGVPARPIGDGPDCHCLFPAIKAIPTENIELYYPVIIEANEALPDSGGAGFYRGGNAQRTLYRWLCEGDVSIHDDRWMLKPWGVNGGKPGSRSRKVLYRNKSYGTGTEKDNMELCQSKQDYVHVYPGDVLEWITWGGGGLGDPLTRPAERVAQEVHRRLVTIAGAKQNYGVVIQPNSFNFDEVATADLRNKIREERAKEGYSTHNTIDRGGTISELMEKCETETGLNPPVPQWEKPPYGPHAGLEYVRNWFEKMRVEGMSAWDKA; encoded by the exons ATGTCTACTCCGGGATATAGGCTGGGTGTTGATGTTGGTGG TACCTTTACTGATG TATGCGTAATCACGCCAAACGGCGAGGCCGTACGTACAAAGGTACCAACGAATACGGAAGATCAGTCCATCGGAGTGCACAATGGTGTTCAGCAGGCGCGGAAGATACTAAAAGAGAAGTACAGCTGGGAAGGGAAGTTTGAGTACATACATCATGGCACAACTACCGGCACCAATGCGGTGCTTGAAGGAAAGGGCGCCAAATGCGGTCTCGTAGTTACCAAAGGACATAAAGATATGCTTTCTGTGCGACGAAGCCAGATACCAGGAGGACTCG GTGCATGGATGAATTATGAGCAGCCTGAGCCTCTCGTACCCTTGGAACGTACGGTCGAGGTCAAGGAACGCATCAAGATTGATGGCAGTGTCTTCTACGAACTTGATGAGAAACAGTTCCGGGAAGATCTGCAAGATCTCAAGAGCCAGAACCCCCAAGCAATTGCCGTTTCCCTAATCAACTCTTTTGCCAACGGTGTGCACGAGGAGCGGATAAAAGCCATCTTGAGCGACGAGTTTGGACCGAATGTTGAAATCGTTACTTCGACGGACGTCTTACCGGAAATCCAGGAGTATGAGCGGACAGTCACAACCGCTGCAAATGCCATGGTCAAACCAGTGGTAAAGCGATACATGCAAAATTTGCAGAAAAAGCTTGCGGATGACACGGATACAGTACGCATTCTCAAATCTGATGGGGATCTAACTTCAGTTCAGCTCGCTGGGGAGACACCAGTACGTATCCTCATGAGTGGACCGGCCGGTGGCGTCAAAGCCGTTTCGCATCTGGTCGCGAAGAACACGCCTTACAAAAACCTCATCACTCTCGATATGGGTGGGACAAGCACTGACTGCGCCCTACTTCCAGGGAGTGATGCCATTATTCGTCGCGAAACATCAGTTGGACATCTATCAGTGCGCGCGCCATCGGTTGACGTTACCACTACAGGAGCTGGCGGAGGCTCTATCGCGTTTTACAACGATTTTACAAAGAGTTTGAGAGTAGGACCGGAGTCTAGTGGTGCTACCCCAGGACCTGCAGCTTATGGCAAAGGTGGCAAGCAAGCTACGGTCACAGACGCAAACTTGGTCCTAGGTCGTCTCCCGTCAAAACTCCTGGGCGGCACGTTCAGTCTTGATGTTGCGGCTTCAACTGCAGCAGTCAACTCAATTGCTAATCAGATGGGTGTCGACTCCACAATAGCAGCAGAGGGTATCATCGATCTGGTAAATGAGGCTATGCATGGAGCACTCCGCCTGGTATCCGTAGAGCAGGGTTATGATCCACGGGAGTTCGCACTGGTAACTCTTGGAGGAGCAGGTCCCCTCCATGGAAATGCTCTCGGCAAGCTTCTCGGGTCTTGGCCTGTCATAATTCCTCCTTCTCCTGGCGTGCTTTGTGCACAGGGGGACGCTATCACGAAGATGTCTCACGAGGAAGGCTGCACATACATTCGAGTTTTCTCGGAAATCTCCGAACAAGACCTTAGACAGACACTACAAGGTCTCAAAGAAAATGGTGAAACCACGATGAAAACCTCGCTTGCCAACGACCATGCCGCGCTGAAAGTCCAGTATCAGACGGACATGCGCTACAAGGGTCAAGCAATGACTTTCACAGTCGACCTCAGTTCAAAGGAGCTTGAACATTCACAAAATCTTGTTAGTATCCTGCGCAGTAGGTTCAATGAAGCTCATCAGCATCGATTTGGCTTCTCCAACCCGGATGCTGAGATTGAGACTATGCGCTTGCGCGCCAAAGTCGTCGATGCTTCCGAAGAGGTAACTTTCAAGCCGCTCGAGGCAGCTCATACCACCGAACCTTCGCAAGATGCCATGGTCATGAAGCAGGAAATTATGCATGAAGGCCAAAAGGTGGAGGCTACATTTTGGGATCGTATTAAACTTGGCGGCGCTGGTAAAATTATACAAGGTCCGGCCGTCATCTCAGAGATGGATTCTAATACCTTGATCCTTCCTGGTTACTATGGTGAAACCGACTCAATGGGCAATATACTCATCTGGCCGTCCGAGAAGAGCGCAAGCAAAAAGGCAGTGCACACCAAAGAGTCAGCCCAGGCATTAGTGAAAGAGCAGCCTATCATCTCCACGCTCATTGCTTCTGCTCTATCATCTATTCGAAGAGAAATGGATAGTTGCATGTTGACGACGGCGATGAGTCCAGCTATCAGGGACCAACAAGACGAGTTCAATGTCATCACCAACACGCGCGGCCAGATGCTTGTCGGTCAATTCGGGTCTTTCATTACCCAGTTTTTGAATGGTTGGGACGGCACTGTTGAAGAAGGAGATG TCTTCATGACGAATGACGTCTTTCAGATTGATGGCGCGGTATCGCATCTGAATGACGTCATACTACTACTCCCCATTTACTTTGAGCACAAGCTCATAGGGTGGGCTGCTAACTTTGGTCACTTGACCGATATACAAGGCAAAGTGCCGGGATCCATGAGTATCAACGCTTCAACAATTTACGAAGATGGACTCCAGATCCCGATCGTCAAGTTGTACGAAAAAGGCGTTTACAACGAAAGCTTGGCGACAGTGCTATTTCGCAACTCTCGTGCGCCAGATTGGTTCCGAAGCGACTTAATGGCTCTCGTCGCGGCATGTCGAACTGCTGCTACGCGGGTTACCGAGCTTTGCGAACGCTATAGTCCAGAGGTATACGAAGCAGCCACAGACTCCCTACTCGAACAGAACAAGATCGCCATCAGAACAATCATCAACGAAAAGATCGGCAATGAAGTTGTACGTTTCACCGATTTCGTTGACGATGACGGGCAAGGAGTAGGTCCGTATGCTATATCCTGCTCAATGAAGAAAGAGAACGGTAGACTCATATTCGACTGGGATGGCACGTCCCCGCAGTCGAATACCTCTATGAACTTTTACCTTTCAATCACCATGTTCAAGATGTTCATCGGATACCATTTACTCGCCATATACGATCCTCATGCTATTGTTAACGATGGGTTCCACGAACTGCTCGACATCAAGATCCCAACTGGTACCATCCTCCGCCCCGTACGTCCTGCGGCAGTGAGTTGCAGGACCCATCTTTTAGGCCGCGTCATGGATGTTTTGCAAGCACTGTTCGGCCAGCAAAGCCCGGATCATCGCTGTGCAGCAGGCTTCTCTGACTCGCCCCATCTCTTCTATTCGGGTTTCAAGCCAGATGGAGAGTTTTATTTGCTTTACCAAATCGGTTTTGGTGGTGTTCCCGCTCGCCCGATTGGCGATGGACCAGATTGTCACTGCCTGTTCCCTGCTATCAAGGCTATTCCTACAGAGAACATTGAGCTGTACTATCCTGTCATCATCGAAGCAAATGAGGCGCTGCCGGATTCTGGAGGCGCCGGCTTCTATCGTGGTGGTAATGCACAGCGGACGCTATACAGGTGGTTGTGTGAGGGTGACGTGAGTATCCACGATGATCGATGGATGCTTAAGCCTTGGGGTGTCAATGGTGGTAAACCAGGCAGTAGATCAAGGAAAGTGCTCTATCGGAATAAAAGCTACGGCACGGGAACAGAGAAGGACAACATGGAGCTTTGCCAATCAAAGCAAGATTACGTCCATGTCTACCCTG GCGACGTTCTTGAGTGGATAACTTGGGGTGGCGGTGGCCTTGGTGACCCCCTCACGCGCCCTGCTGAACGTGTAGCCCAAGAAGTGCATCGCCGACTGGTCACTATCGCAGGAGCCAAGCAGAACTACGGAGTCGTCATACAACCAAACAGCTTCAACTTCGATGAGGTTGCCACTGCAGACCTCCGGAACAAGATACGCGAAGAGCGTGCGAAAGAAGGGTATAGTACGCATAACACCATCGATCGAGGTGGCACAATCTCCGAATTGATGGAAAAGTGTGAAACGGAGACTGGACTGAATCCTCCAGTTCCGCAGTGGGAAAAGCCTCCTTATGGCCCCCATGCGGGATTGGAGTATGTGAGGAACTGGTTCGAAAAGATGCGGGTTGAGGGTATGAGCGCATGGGATAAGGCTTAG
- a CDS encoding ARA1, Aldo-keto reductase, related to diketogulonate reductase — MAGLTINSQYAMPSGHKIPVLGYGVYQTPADVAADVVQHALKVGYRHVDSAVAYRNEQPSAEGMKKSGISREELFFTTKIPPKDMSYITAKAHIENTLKTTGFDYVDLYLLHSPYGGKENRIGAWRALVEGVQAGKIRSIGVSNYGVHHLEELETWIKETEAKEGKGKGGVISINQVELHPWLARPDIVAWCKERNVLCEAYCPIVRATRNDDPLLKPLAQKYDKTSSQILLRWSLQMGFVPLPKSVTKSRIEENAQIYDFELTDEDMKSLDTGKYEPCAWDPTVSHD, encoded by the exons ATGGCAGGTCTCACGATCAACTCACAGTATGCCATGCCGTCGGGGCACAAGATTCCTGTTCTTGGCTATGGCGTCTACCAAACACCGGCAGATGTCGCTGCCGATGTGGTTCAGCATGCGCTCAAGGTTGGCTATCGGCACGTTGATTCAGCTGTAGCGTACCGGAACGAGCAACCTTCCGCCGAGGGTATGAAGAAATCTGGCATTTCTCGGGAAGAATTGTTCTTTACGACGAAGATTCCGCCCAAAGATATGAGCTACATCACCGCGAAAGCGCACATCGAGAACACGCTCAAGACCACGGGATTCGATTACGTCGATCTCTACCTGCTGCATAGTCCTTACGGTGGAAAGGAGAATCGGATCGGCGCATGGAGAGCCCTAGTTGAGGGCGTGCAGGCTGGTAAGATCCGTTCCATAGGCGTGTCCAACTATGGCGTCCACCATCTGGAAGAACTAGAAACGTGGATCAAAGAGACCGAAGCGAAGGAGGGCAAAGGCAAAGGAGGTGTGATCAGCATAAACCAGGTCGAACTGCATCCTTGGCTTGCGCGACCGGATATCGTTGCATGGTGCAAAGAAAGGAATGTGCTGTGCGAAGCATATTGCCCAATTGTCCGTGCGACTAGAAATGATGATCCGCTACTGAAGCCACTCGCGCAAAAATACGACAAAACTTCATCCCAAATCTTACTAAGGTGGAGCTTACAGATG GGCTTCGTTCCACTTCCCAAATCTGTCACCAAGTCTAGAATCGAGGAGAACGCCCAAATTTACGATTTTGAGCTTACGGATGAGGACATGAAGAGCCTCGATACCGGAAAGTACGAGCCGTGCGCATGGGATCCCACAGTCAGTCACGATTGA
- a CDS encoding Ribosomal-L15e domain containing protein: MVNRMNKMRLVDERAVAKASPAKPVAKEDTESDSEEEVKLPCFRFFDLPFELRLRVYEELLVFPKTIDLDPENFRLVAPALRLFLVDRRTHDEASRVFYGLNTFRIFPIHGRYINRKHPLLAWLPRKYRAHLTRLELRLGPGFTKPPKCWVVDSRLGLAAVKKVYRLKVFVEIDPASNEVFEGWRVGNNFYTEYCVGLLRGLLAQVPSVNDVEFDAYPSVSKSSPLLKGLIEETKLNQKRVAWGPERGWDTIVDVDLAGVLQKMGLGAL; this comes from the coding sequence ATGGTCAATCGCATGAACAAAATGCGGCTGGTGGATGAGCGAGCTGTGGCAAAAGCCTCTCCCGCAAAGCCAGTCGCCAAGGAGGATACGGAAAGCGATAGCGAGGAAGAGGTCAAGCTTCCATGTTTCCGCTTCTTCGACCTGCCCTTTGAATTGCGACTCCGCGTATATGAAGAGCTCCTCGTGTTTCCCAAGACGATCGACCTCGACCCAGAAAACTTTCGCCTTGTCGCACCGGCGCTCCGCCTCTTTCTCGTAGACCGCCGCACACACGACGAAGCTTCACGCGTCTTCTACGGTCTCAATACCTTTCGCATCTTTCCGATCCACGGACGCTACATCAACCGAAAGCACCCGCTTCTTGCGTGGCTGCCTCGGAAATACCGCGCACACCTTACACGGCTAGAGCTTCGGCTCGGCCCAGGCTTCACAAAGCCACCCAAATGCTGGGTCGTGGACAGCAGATTGGGTCTGGCCGCCGTGAAGAAGGTGTACCGGCTCAAGGTGTTCGTCGAGATTGACCCCGCATCCAACGAAGTGTTCGAAGGCTGGCGCGTGGGAAACAACTTTTATACTGAATACTGTGTGGGCTTGTTGAGAGGCTTGCTTGCACAGGTGCCATCGGTCAACGATGTTGAATTTGACGCATATCCCAGTGTGTCCAAGTCGAGTCCCTTGCTCAAGGGCTTGATAGAAGAGACAAAGCTCAACCAGAAGCGCGTTGCTTGGGGCCCCGAGAGGGGTTGGGATACGATAGTCGACGTTGACCTCGCAGGCGTTCTCCAGAAGATGGGGCTTGGAGCGCTCTGA